The Ovis aries strain OAR_USU_Benz2616 breed Rambouillet chromosome 11, ARS-UI_Ramb_v3.0, whole genome shotgun sequence genome window below encodes:
- the SCARF1 gene encoding scavenger receptor class F member 1 isoform X1, translating to MGPGLLFPLLLLGALGAPGSELDAGGRHVCKASSPSAELQCCPGWRQKDQECTIPICEGLDACREDEVCVKPGLCRCKPGFFGAQCNSRCPGQYWGPDCREVCACHPHGQCEPATGVCHCQPDRWGDRCEFPCACGPHGRCNPETGACRCDPGWWSPTCRRPCQCNPAAARCDQATGSCLCEPGWWGRRCSFRCACHGSPCAQESGRCACRPGWWGPECREPCECVRGRCSAASGQCTCPPGFRGVRCELPCPAGRYGLQCRDSCGQCKQNKPCSADTGSCEACEPGWNGTQCHQPCPPGTFGENCRQQCPHCRLGEACQPDTGHCQHCEPGWRGPRCEDPCLIGTFGEACGSTCPTCVQGTCDAVTGECVCNAGYWGPSCNTSCPSGFHGNNCSVPCECPEGSCDPVSGACQLGSHSQDAALIAGILVPLLLLLLAITCCACCCWAARLDPKDRPVRDGTAMSRMKLQVWEALTSSLGSALPCGSLSSHKLPWVTVSHHDPEIPFNHSFIEPPSAGWASDDSFSSDSESGEEDEGPAYCVPPQEGMVSAAPAESSEASLAGGPFPPPEDASTPFAIPRTSSLARAKRPSVSFAEGTKFAPQSRRGSGELSSPLRKPKRLSRGTQPGPESQEIEEPTGPQVETDGAPPGTASPRDSAAGRRRLPLGGRTVAERVEAIEGSVQESSGSVSTIYMLAGTPRGPEGPVRSVLRRFGSFQRGQAEPKVKSAIPKPPRRALSRNRGSPRLDSGSAHQSPSSAMKEELTGALESAGTGSEEGARSLGGGIKSSGGGQEVAPEDGPLGQDPQKVADEEGQEEPQYENVVPISGPPDP from the exons ATGGGGCCGGggctgctgttccctctgctgctgctcgGGGCTCTGGGGGCCCCGGGGTCTGAGCTGGATGCCGGGGGGCGGCACGTCTGCAAGGCCAGCAG CCCCTCTGCTGAGCTCCAGTGCTGCCCAGGCTGGAGGCAGAAAGATCAAGAATGCACCATCC CCATCTGCGAGGGGCTGGACGCCTGCCGGGAAGACGAAGTATGTGTGAAACCAGGCCTCTGTCGATGCAAACCTGGATTCTTCGGAGCCCAGTGCAACTCCC GCTGCCCGGGCCAGTACTGGGGTCCCGACTGCAGGGAGGTCTGTGCCTGCCACCCGCACGGCCAGTGCGAACCGGCCACCGGCGTGTGCCACTGCCAACCCGACCGCTGGGGCGACCGCTGCGAGTTCCCGTGCGCCTGCGGTCCCCACGGCCGCTGCAACCCCGAGACCGGCGCGTGCCGCTGCGATCCCGGCTGGTGGTCGCCCACGTGCCGCCGCCCGTGCCAGTGCAACCCCGCGGCGGCGCGGTGCGATCAGGCCACCGGCTCCTGCCTGTGCGAGCCAGGCTGGTGGGGCCGCCGCTGCAGCTTCCGCTGCGCCTGCCACGGCTCGCCGTGCGCGCAGGAGTCGGGCCGCTGCGCCTGCCGGCCGGGCTGGTGGGGCCCCGAGTGCCGGGAGCCGTGCGAATGCGTGCGCGGCCGCTGCAGCGCCGCCTCCGGCCAGTGCACCTGCCCGCCCGGCTTCCGTGGCGTGCGCTGCGAGCTGCCCTGCCCCGCCGGCCGGTACGGGCTCCAGTGCCGCGACAG CTGTGGCCAGTGCAAGCAGAATAAGCCATGCTCTGCAGACACAGGCAGCTGCGAGGCCTGCGAGCCAGGCTGGAATGGGACCCAGTGccaccagccctgccctcctggcACCTTTGGGGAGAACTGCAGGCAGCAGTGCCCCCACTGCCGGCTTGGAGAGGCCTGTCAGCCAGACACTGGGCACTGTCAGCACTGTGAGCCTGGCTGGCGGGGGCCCAG GTGCGAAGACCCCTGCCTGATTGGCACCTTTGGGGAAGCTTGTGGCTCCACCTGCCCCACCTGTGTCCAGGGGACCTGTGATGCTGTGACTGGGGAGTGTGTCTGCAACGCCGGCTACTGGGGGCCCAG CTGCAATACTTCGTGTCCATCTGGCTTCCATGGAAACAACTGCTCTGTTCCCTGCGAATGTCCAGAGGGAAGCTGCGACCCTGTCTCTGGGGCCTGCCAGCTGG GATCTCATAGTCAGGACGCCGCCCTCATCGCGGGCATCCTCgtacctctgctgctgctcctgctggccATCACCTgctgtgcctgctgctgctgggctgCCCGGCTGGACCCCAAGGACAG GCCAGTGAGAGATGGAACCGCCATGTCCAGGATGAAGCTGCAGGTCTGGGAGGCCCTGACCTCCAGCCTGGGCTCTGCGCTGCCCTGTGGTTCCCTGAGCAGCCACAAGCTTCCCTGGGTGACAG TCTCGCACCACGACCCGGAGATTCCCTTCAACCACAGCTTCATCGAGCCGCCCTCTGCCGGCTGGGCTTCAGACGACTCCTTCTCTTCGGATTCCGAGTCCGGAGAAGAGGATGAGGGTCCTGCCTACTGCGTACCACCCCAAGAAG GGATGGTCTCTGCGGCCCCAGCGGAATCCTCAGAGGCCAGCCTGGCTGGAggtcccttccctccccctgagGACGCCTCCACACCGTTTGCCATCCCGCGCACTTCCAGCCTCGCCAGGGCCAAGCGGCCATCAGTCTCCTTTGCTGAAGGCACCAAGTTTGCACCGCAGAGTCGCCGAGGCTCCGGGGAGCTCTCCAGCCCGCTCCGAAAGCCCAAGAGGCTCTCCCGGGGGACCCAGCCAGGTCCTGAAAGCCAGGAGATTGAGGAGCCCACAGGCCCACAAGTGGAAACAGATGGGGCCCCTCCTGGCACTGCCAGCCCCAGGGATTCAGCTGCTGGTCGCCGCCGGCTCCCACTTGGTGGCCGGACAGTGGCTGAGCGTGTGGAAGCCATCGAGGGCAGCGTCCAGGAGAGCTCAGGCTCTGTCAGCACAATCTATATGTTGGCAGGGACACCGCGGGGACCTGAGGGCCCTGTCCGGTCTGTCCTCCGCCGTTTTGGTAGCTTCCAGAGAGGCCAGGCAGAACCCAAGGTCAAGAGTGCCATCCCCAAGCCTCCACGTCGGGCCCTGAGTCGGAACAGGGGCAGCCCCAGGCTGGACTCTGGCTCTGCCCATCAGAGCCCCAGCTCAGCCATGAAGGAGGAGCTGACTGGGGCCTTGGAGTCTGCAGGGACTGGGTCAGAGGAGGGtgccaggagcctggggggcgGCATCAAGAGCTCAGGGGGTGGCCAGGAGGTGGCCCCTGAGGATGGTCCCCTAGGACAGGATCCCCAGAAGGTGGCTGAtgaggaagggcaggaggagcCCCAGTATGAAAATGTTGTACCCATCTCTGGGCCACCGGACCCCTGA
- the SCARF1 gene encoding scavenger receptor class F member 1 isoform X2, with product MGPGLLFPLLLLGALGAPGSELDAGGRHVCKASSPSAELQCCPGWRQKDQECTIPICEGLDACREDEVCVKPGLCRCKPGFFGAQCNSRCPGQYWGPDCREVCACHPHGQCEPATGVCHCQPDRWGDRCEFPCACGPHGRCNPETGACRCDPGWWSPTCRRPCQCNPAAARCDQATGSCLCEPGWWGRRCSFRCACHGSPCAQESGRCACRPGWWGPECREPCECVRGRCSAASGQCTCPPGFRGVRCELPCPAGRYGLQCRDSCGQCKQNKPCSADTGSCEACEPGWNGTQCHQPCPPGTFGENCRQQCPHCRLGEACQPDTGHCQHCEPGWRGPRCEDPCLIGTFGEACGSTCPTCVQGTCDAVTGECVCNAGYWGPSCNTSCPSGFHGNNCSVPCECPEGSCDPVSGACQLGSHSQDAALIAGILVPLLLLLLAITCCACCCWAARLDPKDRPVRDGTAMSRMKLQVWEALTSSLGSALPCGSLSSHKLPWVTASSSRPLPAGLQTTPSLRIPSPEKRMRVLPTAYHPKKGWSLRPQRNPQRPAWLEVPSLPLRTPPHRLPSRALPASPGPSGHQSPLLKAPSLHRRVAEAPGSSPARSESPRGSPGGPSQVLKARRLRSPQAHKWKQMGPLLALPAPGIQLLVAAGSHLVAGQWLSVWKPSRAASRRAQALSAQSICWQGHRGDLRALSGLSSAVLVASREARQNPRSRVPSPSLHVGP from the exons ATGGGGCCGGggctgctgttccctctgctgctgctcgGGGCTCTGGGGGCCCCGGGGTCTGAGCTGGATGCCGGGGGGCGGCACGTCTGCAAGGCCAGCAG CCCCTCTGCTGAGCTCCAGTGCTGCCCAGGCTGGAGGCAGAAAGATCAAGAATGCACCATCC CCATCTGCGAGGGGCTGGACGCCTGCCGGGAAGACGAAGTATGTGTGAAACCAGGCCTCTGTCGATGCAAACCTGGATTCTTCGGAGCCCAGTGCAACTCCC GCTGCCCGGGCCAGTACTGGGGTCCCGACTGCAGGGAGGTCTGTGCCTGCCACCCGCACGGCCAGTGCGAACCGGCCACCGGCGTGTGCCACTGCCAACCCGACCGCTGGGGCGACCGCTGCGAGTTCCCGTGCGCCTGCGGTCCCCACGGCCGCTGCAACCCCGAGACCGGCGCGTGCCGCTGCGATCCCGGCTGGTGGTCGCCCACGTGCCGCCGCCCGTGCCAGTGCAACCCCGCGGCGGCGCGGTGCGATCAGGCCACCGGCTCCTGCCTGTGCGAGCCAGGCTGGTGGGGCCGCCGCTGCAGCTTCCGCTGCGCCTGCCACGGCTCGCCGTGCGCGCAGGAGTCGGGCCGCTGCGCCTGCCGGCCGGGCTGGTGGGGCCCCGAGTGCCGGGAGCCGTGCGAATGCGTGCGCGGCCGCTGCAGCGCCGCCTCCGGCCAGTGCACCTGCCCGCCCGGCTTCCGTGGCGTGCGCTGCGAGCTGCCCTGCCCCGCCGGCCGGTACGGGCTCCAGTGCCGCGACAG CTGTGGCCAGTGCAAGCAGAATAAGCCATGCTCTGCAGACACAGGCAGCTGCGAGGCCTGCGAGCCAGGCTGGAATGGGACCCAGTGccaccagccctgccctcctggcACCTTTGGGGAGAACTGCAGGCAGCAGTGCCCCCACTGCCGGCTTGGAGAGGCCTGTCAGCCAGACACTGGGCACTGTCAGCACTGTGAGCCTGGCTGGCGGGGGCCCAG GTGCGAAGACCCCTGCCTGATTGGCACCTTTGGGGAAGCTTGTGGCTCCACCTGCCCCACCTGTGTCCAGGGGACCTGTGATGCTGTGACTGGGGAGTGTGTCTGCAACGCCGGCTACTGGGGGCCCAG CTGCAATACTTCGTGTCCATCTGGCTTCCATGGAAACAACTGCTCTGTTCCCTGCGAATGTCCAGAGGGAAGCTGCGACCCTGTCTCTGGGGCCTGCCAGCTGG GATCTCATAGTCAGGACGCCGCCCTCATCGCGGGCATCCTCgtacctctgctgctgctcctgctggccATCACCTgctgtgcctgctgctgctgggctgCCCGGCTGGACCCCAAGGACAG GCCAGTGAGAGATGGAACCGCCATGTCCAGGATGAAGCTGCAGGTCTGGGAGGCCCTGACCTCCAGCCTGGGCTCTGCGCTGCCCTGTGGTTCCCTGAGCAGCCACAAGCTTCCCTGGGTGACAG CTTCATCGAGCCGCCCTCTGCCGGCTGGGCTTCAGACGACTCCTTCTCTTCGGATTCCGAGTCCGGAGAAGAGGATGAGGGTCCTGCCTACTGCGTACCACCCCAAGAAG GGATGGTCTCTGCGGCCCCAGCGGAATCCTCAGAGGCCAGCCTGGCTGGAggtcccttccctccccctgagGACGCCTCCACACCGTTTGCCATCCCGCGCACTTCCAGCCTCGCCAGGGCCAAGCGGCCATCAGTCTCCTTTGCTGAAGGCACCAAGTTTGCACCGCAGAGTCGCCGAGGCTCCGGGGAGCTCTCCAGCCCGCTCCGAAAGCCCAAGAGGCTCTCCCGGGGGACCCAGCCAGGTCCTGAAAGCCAGGAGATTGAGGAGCCCACAGGCCCACAAGTGGAAACAGATGGGGCCCCTCCTGGCACTGCCAGCCCCAGGGATTCAGCTGCTGGTCGCCGCCGGCTCCCACTTGGTGGCCGGACAGTGGCTGAGCGTGTGGAAGCCATCGAGGGCAGCGTCCAGGAGAGCTCAGGCTCTGTCAGCACAATCTATATGTTGGCAGGGACACCGCGGGGACCTGAGGGCCCTGTCCGGTCTGTCCTCCGCCGTTTTGGTAGCTTCCAGAGAGGCCAGGCAGAACCCAAGGTCAAGAGTGCCATCCCCAAGCCTCCACGTCGGGCCCTGA
- the RILP gene encoding rab-interacting lysosomal protein, whose product MEPRRAAPGAHGSGPRVAAGSGTAAELVYHLAGALGAELQELARRFGPEAAAGLVPLVVQALELLEKAAVGPAPDSLQVSAQQAELELRRLREENERLRRELRSGPQEERALLRQLKEVTDRQRDELRAYNRDLLQRSQETEALQEQLQRLLLVNAELRQKLAAVQTQLRAARDRESEREQRREAAVEPPPEPVQGQAAGPECEQRRESERATAGTRAPGTPEDPADAPLPPGLPAKAGQCGFSREEVQQILQERNELKANLFLLKEELAYFQRELLTAHRVPGLLLGAMKVAVKKQRKKIKAKMLGTPEEAESSDDDDGSWLLLSSDKGDHSEPPAPESRIRSFFGQWYRGETEAPGTETSSVAPSQLQGGEEAARQPPTPDGSCCALNEHLCLGSQLPQRPDFGVCL is encoded by the exons ATGGAGCCCAGAAGGGCGGCGCCTGGGGCGCATGGCTCCGGGCCTCGGGTGGCCGCGGGATCGGGGACGGCCGCGGAGCTCGTGTACCACCTAGCGGGGGCCCTGGGCgctgagctgcaggagctggcgCGCCGCTTCGGGCCGGAGGCCGCAGCCGGACTCGTTCCGCTGGTGGTGCAGGCGCTGGAGCTCCTGGAAAAGGCTGCCGTGGGGCCCGCCCCGGACTCG CTGCAGGTATCCGCACAGCAGGCGGAACTCGAGCTGCGGCGGCTGCGAGAGGAGAACGAGCGCCTCCGCAGAGAGCTGCGCTCTGGACCACAGG AGGAGCGCGCTCTGCTGCGGCAGCTCAAGGAGGTGACCGACCGCCAGCGGGACGAACTCCGGGCGTACAACCGCGACCTGCTGCAGCGAAGCCAGGAGACCGAGGCG TTGCAGGAGCAGCTGCAGCGCCTCCTGCTGGTGAATGCGGAGTTGCGGCAGAAATTGGCCGCGGTACAAACCCAGCTACGCGCTGCGCGGGACCGCGAGAGCGAACGAGAGCAGCGGCGCGAAGCGGCCGTGGAGCCGCCTCCAGAACCGGTTCAGGGCCAGGCCGCTGGACCCGAGTGCGAGCAGAGGCGGGAGTCCGAGCGGGCGACCGCGGGCACAAGAGCCCCGGGGACCCCCGAGGACCCG GCGGATGCCCCGCTGCCGCCAGGGCTCCCCGCCAAGGCAGGGCAGTGCGGCTTCAGTCGAGAGGAGGTTCAGCAGATCCTTCAGGAGCGGAATGAGCTCAAAGCCAACTTGTTCCTGCTGAAGGAGGAGCTGGCCTACTTCCAGCG GGAGCTGCTGACAGCCCACCGGGTCCCTGGGCTTCTGCTCGGAGCCATGAAGGTAGCTGTCAAGAAGCAGCGGAAGAAGATCAAGGCCAAAATGTTAGGGActccagaggaagcagagagcag TGACGATGATGATGGCTCATGGCTCCTGCTCTCCAGCGATAAGGGAGACCATTCTGAACCCCCAGCCCCTGAGTCCAGAATACGGAGTTT CTTTGGCCAGTGGTATCGGGGTGAAACAGAGGCCCCTGGGACTGAGACCAGCAGTGTGGCTCCCAGCCAGCtacagggaggagagga GGCAGCCCGACAGCCCCCAACTCCTGACGGGTCCTGCTGTGCTCTCAATGAACATCTTTGTCTGGGGTCTCAGCTGCCCCAGAGGCCTGACTTTGGAGTCTGTCTGTAG